CCTGGGCTAAATCGCTTGGAGCCGATGCGGCGCTGGTCGTCACCCCTTATTACAACAAGCCTTCACAACGCGGCATTATTGAACATTTCCAGCAAATCTCTACCGCCGGATTGCCGGTTATCGTCTATGACATACCCCACCGGACCGGAGTCTCGCTTGATATCAAGACGGTTACTGCGATTATGAAGATGAAGCATGTGATCGGATTGAAGGAGAGTACAGGTAATATAACCCGTTATTTTCAGCTGGCTAGATCGATAGCCAAGCCTGTGCTATGCGGAGAAGACGAGCTGTTCTTTGCCTCGCTCTGTTGTGGAGGTAAAGGGGGAATTCTGGCCAGTGCCAATCTGGATACCAACCAATTCGTACAAGTCTATCAATCCTACCAAGCCGGAAAAATTGAGGAGTCTGGGCAAGTCTTCGATCAATTGCTCCCGCTCATCCAGTTCCTGTTCTCGGAGCCGAATCCAGCCCCGTTGAAATGGCTGCTAGCTGAACGCGGACATATCCGCTCCGACCGTCTACGTCTCCCGTTGACGAATATTAGCAGTGAAGGCGAGAAAATAGGAGCCGAGCTGCGCTAAGAGGACTCTCTCCTCATAACGCCTCCCGACTCCTTTATTAACTAGCGTAGTTTAAGTCTATGTAGACTGGATGAATGCTTGCGCTGCCATTCCCTGCTGACTGAGACGCCTGTATCTATAGCAAAATACAACAGGATGATCCATGCTGCCGCGATATCGAACCAGCTCGGCAAAGGGGTGAGCAGCAGTAGGATGGCTGGATGGATCAACTCTGCCAGCACCAAAGCCAAGGCTCCCCAGAGCAGGGAGTATTCTACACAGACGTAACCACCGATATTCATTTTTCGGCCCTGGTAATCCCACCATTTTCGATGAAAAACTCTGTCCAGTATCCAACCCGTAGCATATTCCAGCCATGTGACCAACAGAGCGGACACCAAGACGATAACCAGGCCGTGTACCAAAGGATCGTCCAACCTTGCCCCTGCTTGCGCAGTAACTGCGATGATCAATAGCGCTGCAAAGCCATAAATGGGGCAAAAGGGCCCACACAAAAAGCCCCTATTAACAAAACGCCGCTCTCGGATGCTAGCATAGGATGTCTCCAGAAGCCAGCCGGCGAAGGCGTAAATCGCAAACAGTACCATTCTTTGTGCTAATGCGCTGCTCATGAATTTCACTCCTTGATCGATATGAAATACAAAAAACACAAAAGACCAAAAAACGCTGTGCCAGGATCCTAAACCACCCTTGACTGCTCAGGATCAATACGCTGCCGGAGTTCCTCCAGACATCGCTCTGCAGCCTCCTCCCCCGCCTTGATGCATTCTGCCGCTTTGGTAAAATCAAACGACGCGTAATAGCCTACCTCTGGACGAATTACATAGTCGGCCCTTTTAAGACTGACATGCCTTCGCCCCGCAGCCATCAAACCGTAAGAACGATATACTACCTCGATCATATTGCGCGGCGGTTTCTTCTCATGCTCCCTGGCGACATCCACGGCAATAATATAACATTCTCCCTCTTCGTCCAGTGCTTCCTCTACGGGTAGATTGTTAAGGACACCGCCATCAACCAGCATCCTGTCACCTTCCACGCGGAGCAAACACCCCCGGAAATGCGGTGGTCGCCCTTAGGGCGGTTCCCAAATCCCCATGATCCAGAACCACCTGCTGTCCGCACATGAGATCAACCGCGATCGCTTTGAATTCAATGGGGAGCTGCTCGATGAACACCCCTTGCTTGTTATGTTGTTGCAGTAATTCATTAATCACCTGATGAACTGCATTACCCGCCAGCAGGCCGCGATGACGAATTCCCATATCAAGCAGACGATACTTCGGAGTGTTCAGAATCTTCTCCTCAATCGCCTCGGCAGGCACCCCAGCTGCATACAAGCCGCCGATAGCCCCGCCCATGCTTGTACCTGCAATACGATCGATCTCGATCCCGTTCCTTTCGAATACTTTTAGCACACCGATATGTGCCAGACCCCGCACGGCTCCTCCACCTAATACCAACCCGGTTTTCATGATAATCACACTCCACTTTCCGATCCTTTACTCATATAAAATAACCCCTCATTAAATACACAAAAGACCAAAAAACTATCCAAAAGCTAAAGCCTTTAAGCTAAAGCTTCATGCAACAAATCGGACAGCATCCGCTGTTCGTTGTTGGACAGTCTGTTCAAAGTATCAAGGAACTTGGAGACAAGCTCCGTCAGTTCATTTCCCATTTCTTCGTTAATCGTCTGAATAATCGTTCCCAGGACGGTGCCGACAAACAGTAGAATTCCGCTCTCGCTATGAAGTCTCTTGCTGACCAGCATAGTGACCAGATGCTCTGTCTTGGTACCGAGCTTCTTGATATAAACCAATAATAGACCAAGGATGTAACCGCAGAACTCTAGATTAGACGCTTTGGATGAGATTTCGTTCATGACTTTACGGATAACCTCATTCACATTGCTGTCCTTGACACTGCCTAGCAGCTTCCTGATATGCGCAGTCGTATGCTCCCAATTGGACGAATCGTAGTTATCCTCCCGGCTCTGCTTAAATAGATCGGTAGCCTGCTCGGTAGGGGAGAATACAACCTGCGACCTCCCGGTTTCCTTGGAGTTAACCTCATAGCTGCGGCTTACGAACCCCTGCTTCTCCATTTCCCTCATCATATCATAAGCGGTCCATTTGCTTACGTCCAAGGAAGTCGCTAGTGTCTCATAATGAATTGGTAGTCTTGTGCGTTGATATAATTCAACCAATTTATCTAGAAATTGCAGTCGGCGTTTAGTAAGCTGCATGAAGTTCACCTCTTTATGGTCTTCGTAATCCATGTTGTTCTTGGGTCTTTTGTGTATATCGTAGCATGACAAAAATTGATCGTCAACACCTTTAGGATCATCTGTAAATCATCGTAAAATATGGTTCAAAAGAATTCGGAGAGAGCCTAGTTCAGGCTTTGAAATAGTGGTTGACAGGTAACTGTCTAAAACACCAGATGGAACGATCCCTAACGAAACTGGGTATCGCTATTTAAGGGAATTAGGAGTATAGAGCCTGTATTCCCCCAAATAAAGATATAGAGTTTCGTTAGAGCTGATTATATTTTCTGCACGGCATATGCCAATCCAGAATTACTCGCTCTGCACCGCTCTCCATAGCGTCGCAGAATCTACTAACCGTGTAAAATTCCAGCCAGTAGAAAGAGTCATAATCAAGTGTATAGCCATTTTTTTGCACCATGTCGGAAATAAGGATATATGCATTGCTAATAATCTCGTCCAGGCTTGTGGCACTAATCTGTGCCTTTGCAATCATTCCGCTCTTTATCGTTCTGCCTGTCATGCCATCAGGTACCGGAGTGCCAGGTTTGAAATACTTGCCAACAATGTAAGTATCGCCAAGACCGCTCTCATTTGCAAAATCAGTCATGTAACCGACACCAATACAGTCTTCCATTCCTATCTGATTTTCTTCAAGCTCGGCCAGCTTTTTATCAAATCCCTGCTCCCAAAAAACCTGCCATAATTCATGGGTTGTAACCCCATAGTCATTATTGCTTATACCAATAAGGAGCATATCATCCGTATTCACATATTCCAGCTTTTCGAGATTGGCCATAATTCTCCTGCCTTTCAAAACATAATAGGTGTCTGTATTAATAAAAGAAAGCGGGTGGAATGCATTTTCTTCATATAGATCTCTTGAGATCGTTGCTGGTGAAACAGAAAACAACTCCTTAAATGCTCTTGAGAAGGATGAATTGCTCTCATAACCACATTCAAGCGCCACTTCGGTTACACTTTTACTCTCTGAGAGAAGCATTTCTGCAGAGCGGGTGAGCTTTCTCTTTCGTACATACCCTGTCAGACTAATATTGCAGAGATATGTAAAAATACGCTGATAGAGTCCCAATGGAATCCCTGTTAATTGGGCAATTTTCTCATAATCCACATTCATGATGTCAGCTTCGAGTGAATCTATAACCTGTTGTGTCTTATCTATGACTTCCATTCTAATCCCTCCTTTCGAAATGTATTTTACAGGACATCACGCAAAATTACTTTGCATTTTCTGTACAACTATTGCACAGTCGCTCGCTGTTCCAACATATCATGAAGTCTCGTTCGCAAGAGCAACTATTGTCATGATTGTATATCAATTAGTGGACTTCTATAATATCCCGAAGGAATATCCCGTCTCGGTAAGCTAACGAAAATGATAGTTATAAATAAATGCTACCGCATCAGTAACGGCAGCATTTATTTTTTAATCGATGATTAGTACCTTACACGTTTTTTCCCGGTATGAACATTTTATCAGTTTCAATCGGATTTTCTTTAGCCGTGATATGATACGGATCTATTCGATACACCTGAACCGGACCACCAAATACGGCAGATCGGTATCTGTCCACGTGCTGCTGGGGTAACGGCCGATTATAGTACCCAGGCACATACTTATTAATCATTTCTTGCAGCATATGTGTAGCTTCATCAAGATCAACGACAGGTTCTGCCTTGCCAAAGATTATAACACTCATATACGCTGTATCGGTCTTGGCTGGCACCGGATCAGTGATGGTCCCGTACTCTTCACAAACTGTAAAACAGACCTCTGGATTAGCATCCATTACCTGATTCCTTCTTCCCCCTGTCGCTCCATGGAAGTAAAGCTTCTCATTTGTCCAAACAAAATTAAGCGGAACAACATAAGGCAGATGACCATCGACCATCCCAAGATGTCCAAGTCTTGATTGCTGTAGAAACTTCTCAATCTTGTTCTTGTCCAGTACTTCCCTTGTCTTGTAACGCACTCCATCCATACGATCACTCCTATAATCTTGAATTATTATTGGATAAGTTTATCAACTATTGGAATGAATAGAAATATCCATAACTAACGATTTAGAGCAATCCAAATTCAAACTTACAGAATAAATAAAGCTCCTGAACCTCCTAGCAAGGGAAATTCAAGAGCTTATATATTCAATTTTTACTAATTATGAAATTCCTCCACCGCCCAAGGAAGCGGGTTATTGAATCGACTCCAGTCTTGCTTCATTTCATCGTCACTCAGCAAGCAGCGGGCCAGTCTCTTTTGGATGTCCTCCCGATCCATGTCGATGCCGATGAAGACGAGCTCGGTCATTCGATCACCCCAGTTATCATCCCAGCGCTCCCGAGCCTCAGGCTCGCTCTCCAAAACTTCACGCTGCTGGTCTACCGGCATTGAAGCCAGCCAGTACCCTGCGGGACCGAACTGGATAGAAGTTCCGGCTTGACTTAGGGATGCTGCATAATCACCTTGCGCTGCGATCCATACCAGCCCTTTCGCCCGCACGACCTCCTCTGGCCAATTGCTGAAGAAATAACTGAGACGCTGCGGATGAAATGGGATCCTGCTACGGTACACAAATGATCCAATTCCATATTCCTCAGTCTCTGGAGTATGCTCCTTCTTGGTAAGCTCAGCGATCCAGCCCGAGGACATGCTCGTCTTTTCAAAATCAAACAAGCCGGTGTTTAAAATTTCCTTGGGGTCGACAATTCCATTCACGGTACGAATGATTTTGGCCGACGGCTGAAGCTTTCGTAACACCGCCTCCAGCTTAACCAGCTCTTCCTCTTCAACCAGATCGCATTTGTTCAGCAGCAGAACATCACAGGTCTCGATCTGGTCGATGAGAAGATCAACGATATCTCTATAGTCAGCCTCCGTTGCTCCCTGATCCCGATCAAGCAGACTCTCTCCCGAGGCAAAATCATGCCAGAAGCGGTTCGCATCCACGACAGTAACCATCGTATCCAAGCGGGACAGAGAGGTTAAATCGATATCCAGATCCGGGTTGGCATAAGTAAAGGTCTGTGCAACCGGGACAGGTTCACTGATTCCGGACGATTCGATCAGAATGTAATCGAAGCGCCCTTCAGCGGCCAGCTTCTGCACTTCGCGCAGCAGATCGTCGCGTAGTGTGCAGCAAATGCAGCCGTTGGACATCTCTACAAGCTTCTCCTCCGTTCTTGATAATGCGTTACCCGACTTCACCAGATTGGCATCAACGTTGACTTCACTCATGTCATTCACAATAACTGCAACCTTTAATCCGTCCTTATTGTGCAGGACATGATTCAGCAGTGTTGTTTTCCCTGCTCCCAAATAACCGCTTAGAACCGTTACCGGGATCTTCTTCCTTGTTCCTTGTTCAGTAAGCATACATAACCTCCTATAGTAGATTAACGAGTCTCTCTATGCAGCGTATATTTTCTCAGCCGCGGACAGTATTTGCGCAGTTCCATACGCTCAGGATGCGTCTTCTTATTTTTGGTAGTTGTATAGTTGCGATCGCCTGTCTCAGTACATGCCAAAGTTATAACAACTCTCATCTCAAGTATCTCTCATTAATCGTAATGTTTACGATTAAGTATTTTACAGGCTCTTACAGTCCTTGTCAATCCGCCTGTTTTTTTCGCTGGAATAAAAACAAAACAGGGCGCCCCTCACCTTAACAAGTGAGAAGCGCCCTGTTCCTATATAGAATTCATTTCAAGCGAATAAACTTAGAAATTAAAATCTTCGTCCGTGAGCGGCTCAACGTTCAACGCACGTACGTAGCCGTTACCTTTTTTGGAGAAAAAGTCATGCTGCTTCGTATCCGTACGGATACCATTGAGTACGATCGGATTGATCTCCTCGTCCTCGAACGGCGGCTCCAGACCCAGATTCATAAACGCCTTGTTGGCATTGTAGCGCAAGAACGTCTTAACCTCATCCACTAAGCCGATCTTCGTATATATCAGCTCTGTATACTGCTCTTCATTAGCATGCAGATCTCTCAGCAGGCCCTGCAGTGTATCAGATACATCCTTCTGTTCTTCTTCATCGAGCCTCGCAAAAACTTCCTGCGCCAGTACGCCGACATAGACGCCATGAATGCTTTCATCGCGCAAAATCAAGTCGATAATCTCTCCGCTGCAGGTCATCTTGCCTTGACCCGCCAGATAGAGAGGATAGAAAAATCCGCTATAGAACAAGTAGCTCTCAAGTAGAACGGATGACGCCATGGCCAAGTACAGCTCACGCGGAGAATTGATGCTCGTGTAGTATTCGCGAATGGTCGCCGCCTTCGTCTGCAGCATCGGGTTCTGCTCTACCCAACGGAAAATTTCATCGATCTCTTCATTAGAAGCCAGCGTAGTGAAAATGCTGCTGTAGGACTTGGCGTGAATCTGCTCCATCATCCCCATAAAGCCAAGCACCGCTTTGCGCTGCAGCCCCTCTACATGCTCCATAATCTGCGGCATGCCGACGCCGCCCTGTACTGTATCGAGCAGTGTCAGCCCGCCAAGCACCTTCATATAGGCATCTTTCTCATCTTCATTCAACGTCATCCACGACATTTTGTCATCGGACAACGGGATTTCATCATCGGTCCAGAATTGCATAATATTCTGATTCCAGAACATCATCGTAAAATCATCATCCGGACGGTTCCAGTTCACTGCTTGTAATGCGCACATCGCTGTTTCTCATCCTTTCTTCTTCTCTGTTACACCGAGCAGGTCAGGCATTCTTCCACAGACAGCTTCTTCGTCCGCGTATAATACAACGATTTCAGCCCTTTATGTGCGGCGTATAAATAATAGCGCGCCAATTGCCGAGTCGTCACATTGCTGTTCACATGCAGAACCGTCGAGATACCTTGGTCAATATGCGGTGCAATTTCCGCGATCAGATCGATGACCTTGAACTGATCCATTTGATAAGCCGATTTATAGAAGAACATATTTTCCGCGCTCAAGTACGGCATCGGGTAATAAGTTGTCGAATTCGCATAAGTACGAGTCTCGATTTGTTCCACGACAGGCATCACACTGGATGTCGCATTCTGAATATAGGAAATACTTGCGGTCGGCGCGATTGCCAACCTGTAGGCATGATATAGCCCATTCTTCATCACGGATTGTTGCAACTCTGCCCAATCCTCAGGAGATGGGATATACATACCTTCAAACAGTCCAGCCACCTTATCTGTGCGTGGACGGTAATCCGTATCCACATAACGACTGAAATACTCACCTGTCGCATATTCGGACTGCTCGAAACCGGCGAAAACTTCGCCCGTCTGTACAGCAATTTCCATACTTTTTTCCAGCGAATAATAATTCATCATCGCAAAGAAAGTGCGGGCAAAATCTTTTGCCTCTTCGCTCTCATATGCAATTTTGTTCTTGGCCAGGTATCCGTGCAAATTCATGACGCCAAGACCAACGGAATGCATCTCCCGGTTCGCCTTGGCAACGCCTGGAGCGTTCGATATGCTCGTCATGTCACTAACACCCGTCAAAGCTACCATACCTTCATGTACGGATTCACGGACCTTCTTCCGCTCCATCACGTTCACGATGTTCAATGAGGCAAGGTTACAGCTGATGTCGCGGCGGATCATATCCTCCTGGCCGTAATCCTTGATCTCCGATGTCTCCTGCAGTTGGAAAATTTCCGTACACAGGTTGGACATTTTGACCTGCCCGATATTTTTCAAGGCATGCTGGTTGTTCGCGTTGCTCTTGTTCATGATATATGGATAGCCGGATTCCAGCTGAACCATAGCGATCTTCGTCAGCATGTCCCGTGCGCTCATCAATTTCTTCTTCTTCACCCGGTCGTCAGCTAGCAGCTTGTCATACATTACGTCCAGATCCATATCATCCAGATGTGTTCCGTAAGCTTTGTATACACTATATGGACCGAACACATGAATCGGTTCGTTAGCCTTGGCCAGTTCATAGAAGCGGTTCGGTACAATCAAACCGATCGACAAAGTTTTCAAGCGGATCCGCTCATCGGCGTTGATCTTCTTGCTATCCAGAAACTCTGCGACATCCCAGCCGAAAATGTTGTAATACCCTGCGCCCGAGCCTTTACGCTGTCCCATCTGATCTGCGTAGGAGAAGGCATCCTCCATCAGCTTCAGCACCGGCATAATTCCTTTGGCTGCACCTTCCACGCCTTTGATCGCTTCGCCTCGTCCGCGTAGCTTCGACAGGTTAACTGCGACACCTCCGCCGATTTTGGACAACTGCATGCATGTATTTAGCACATAGTTGATTGAATTCAGCGAATCGTCCATTTCCAGTAGGAAGCAGGAGACCATCTCGCCGCGCCGGCTCTTGCCCGCATTCAGGAACGTTGGAGTGGCTGGCTGCAGCCGTTGCTCCATCATCGATCGTGCCAGCGTGCTGGCCGTATCTGCATTCCCTCGGCCAAGATGTAGTGCTACGATGGCTACCCGGTCGGGATAATTCTCCAAATACTTGGACTTGTCATTCGTCTTCAACGCATAGTCCGTATAAAATTTCGATGCCGCCATGTAAGACGGGAATTCAAATGGATAGCTATGGGTAATGGCAAATACTTGATCGACTTCATCAGCCGTATACCGTTCGTACACATTTTCATAATAGTCATGATCGATCATATACCGTACTTTATCGGCCGTAGTCGGGAAGGTCATCGTTCTACCCGCTACTTCCTTCATAAACTCAGCGACAGCTTCCAGGTCCTTCTCTAATTGGAAGAACCCGTTCTCATCACGCTGCATTAATTGATTGTTCAGTTCAATATGCCGCAACCCGGCTCACCTCCTGCTTGAAGTCTTCAGCATCCCTCTTCGTCCCGGACAGCTCAAATTTAGCCACAACTGGCACTTGGTAACGCTCGGAGATCAAATCCGCACTCTTCGCAAATCTCTCTCCCCAATTGCGGTTACCGCTGGCCGCCACGCCGAGCATCCGCCCATGATTATGTTCCAGAAATGCTGAGACTCTTGGTGGTATCTGACCGAACCCGGTCGTATATGTAATCAGCACAAACGGCTCCTCCAGCGTCATGCCCTCGTCAATTTGTACAGCAGGCAAGTCGAGCTTCTGAATGAACCGTTTTACATTCCCTGTTTTGGAATCATACGCAATTAACATCGATACACCCTCACTTCTTTTCTATGAATCTAGTGCTTTCCCCATTCCTATATATGTAGGGCAAAAGCTCTCGAATAAACAACATCTTGTTGCGCTAAATCAATTTACCATCTATATATAGTATTGTCAATCCGTACAAACGTCCCAAACCGACTGTGAAAAGTTATAGATTAGGAGAAAAAGCGCTTAATTCCCGCCTATATCCTGTCCCTCATCAGATCGCCTTTTTAATAAATAATTTTATTGAAGGTTTAACTGAGAAACAGCCGAATTCATATAAAAATCCAAGGTTCGGTCACAAAATAGATGTCGGCGCTGTTATAAGAGGTAAAGGGGACCCGAATGAAAGGAGTACACTATGGCATCAGATAATAACCACGAACCGTTAACCGAAGCGGAAATTGAGCGAATCATCACTCAGATTCAAGACGGACGGCAAGAGCCGTTCCGGCTCCTGGTCCAACAATATCAGCGCCGAATTCACGTATATTGCTGTCATATGCTGGGTCAACAGCAGGAAGCGGAGGATGCAGTGCAGGAAATTTTTATCAAGTGCTATCAGCATATAGGCCGTTACAGGAAGCAAGCCTCCTTCACCGCATGGCTGTACAGAATCTCCTATAATCACTGCATTAATTTGCTGAAAAAACGAAACGCCTGGTACAAGGTTTTTAGTTCCTATCGCCAGCAGCAGCTCCATGACGAATGCTCAGCCGATTATAACGCTAACGCTCTTGTCGCCGACGTGCTGGTCCAACTCTCTTCAGAGGA
The window above is part of the Paenibacillus lutimineralis genome. Proteins encoded here:
- the dapA gene encoding 4-hydroxy-tetrahydrodipicolinate synthase is translated as MLTEQSLRGVFVPVVTPFDRRGKLDVGSYIDLVQRLVGQGINGLVVGGTTGESPTIHAKELETLIVTARKEIGSLPLIVGTGSNSTAATVDRTAWAKSLGADAALVVTPYYNKPSQRGIIEHFQQISTAGLPVIVYDIPHRTGVSLDIKTVTAIMKMKHVIGLKESTGNITRYFQLARSIAKPVLCGEDELFFASLCCGGKGGILASANLDTNQFVQVYQSYQAGKIEESGQVFDQLLPLIQFLFSEPNPAPLKWLLAERGHIRSDRLRLPLTNISSEGEKIGAELR
- a CDS encoding putative ABC transporter permease, giving the protein MSSALAQRMVLFAIYAFAGWLLETSYASIRERRFVNRGFLCGPFCPIYGFAALLIIAVTAQAGARLDDPLVHGLVIVLVSALLVTWLEYATGWILDRVFHRKWWDYQGRKMNIGGYVCVEYSLLWGALALVLAELIHPAILLLLTPLPSWFDIAAAWIILLYFAIDTGVSVSREWQRKHSSSLHRLKLR
- a CDS encoding patatin-like phospholipase family protein; the protein is MKTGLVLGGGAVRGLAHIGVLKVFERNGIEIDRIAGTSMGGAIGGLYAAGVPAEAIEEKILNTPKYRLLDMGIRHRGLLAGNAVHQVINELLQQHNKQGVFIEQLPIEFKAIAVDLMCGQQVVLDHGDLGTALRATTAFPGVFAPRGR
- a CDS encoding Lrp/AsnC family transcriptional regulator, encoding MQLTKRRLQFLDKLVELYQRTRLPIHYETLATSLDVSKWTAYDMMREMEKQGFVSRSYEVNSKETGRSQVVFSPTEQATDLFKQSREDNYDSSNWEHTTAHIRKLLGSVKDSNVNEVIRKVMNEISSKASNLEFCGYILGLLLVYIKKLGTKTEHLVTMLVSKRLHSESGILLFVGTVLGTIIQTINEEMGNELTELVSKFLDTLNRLSNNEQRMLSDLLHEALA
- a CDS encoding helix-turn-helix domain-containing protein, with product MEVIDKTQQVIDSLEADIMNVDYEKIAQLTGIPLGLYQRIFTYLCNISLTGYVRKRKLTRSAEMLLSESKSVTEVALECGYESNSSFSRAFKELFSVSPATISRDLYEENAFHPLSFINTDTYYVLKGRRIMANLEKLEYVNTDDMLLIGISNNDYGVTTHELWQVFWEQGFDKKLAELEENQIGMEDCIGVGYMTDFANESGLGDTYIVGKYFKPGTPVPDGMTGRTIKSGMIAKAQISATSLDEIISNAYILISDMVQKNGYTLDYDSFYWLEFYTVSRFCDAMESGAERVILDWHMPCRKYNQL
- a CDS encoding pyridoxamine 5'-phosphate oxidase family protein codes for the protein MDGVRYKTREVLDKNKIEKFLQQSRLGHLGMVDGHLPYVVPLNFVWTNEKLYFHGATGGRRNQVMDANPEVCFTVCEEYGTITDPVPAKTDTAYMSVIIFGKAEPVVDLDEATHMLQEMINKYVPGYYNRPLPQQHVDRYRSAVFGGPVQVYRIDPYHITAKENPIETDKMFIPGKNV
- a CDS encoding GTP-binding protein, which gives rise to MLTEQGTRKKIPVTVLSGYLGAGKTTLLNHVLHNKDGLKVAVIVNDMSEVNVDANLVKSGNALSRTEEKLVEMSNGCICCTLRDDLLREVQKLAAEGRFDYILIESSGISEPVPVAQTFTYANPDLDIDLTSLSRLDTMVTVVDANRFWHDFASGESLLDRDQGATEADYRDIVDLLIDQIETCDVLLLNKCDLVEEEELVKLEAVLRKLQPSAKIIRTVNGIVDPKEILNTGLFDFEKTSMSSGWIAELTKKEHTPETEEYGIGSFVYRSRIPFHPQRLSYFFSNWPEEVVRAKGLVWIAAQGDYAASLSQAGTSIQFGPAGYWLASMPVDQQREVLESEPEARERWDDNWGDRMTELVFIGIDMDREDIQKRLARCLLSDDEMKQDWSRFNNPLPWAVEEFHN
- the rpmG gene encoding 50S ribosomal protein L33; this encodes MRVVITLACTETGDRNYTTTKNKKTHPERMELRKYCPRLRKYTLHRETR
- the nrdF gene encoding class 1b ribonucleoside-diphosphate reductase subunit beta: MCALQAVNWNRPDDDFTMMFWNQNIMQFWTDDEIPLSDDKMSWMTLNEDEKDAYMKVLGGLTLLDTVQGGVGMPQIMEHVEGLQRKAVLGFMGMMEQIHAKSYSSIFTTLASNEEIDEIFRWVEQNPMLQTKAATIREYYTSINSPRELYLAMASSVLLESYLFYSGFFYPLYLAGQGKMTCSGEIIDLILRDESIHGVYVGVLAQEVFARLDEEEQKDVSDTLQGLLRDLHANEEQYTELIYTKIGLVDEVKTFLRYNANKAFMNLGLEPPFEDEEINPIVLNGIRTDTKQHDFFSKKGNGYVRALNVEPLTDEDFNF
- the nrdE gene encoding class 1b ribonucleoside-diphosphate reductase subunit alpha, coding for MRHIELNNQLMQRDENGFFQLEKDLEAVAEFMKEVAGRTMTFPTTADKVRYMIDHDYYENVYERYTADEVDQVFAITHSYPFEFPSYMAASKFYTDYALKTNDKSKYLENYPDRVAIVALHLGRGNADTASTLARSMMEQRLQPATPTFLNAGKSRRGEMVSCFLLEMDDSLNSINYVLNTCMQLSKIGGGVAVNLSKLRGRGEAIKGVEGAAKGIMPVLKLMEDAFSYADQMGQRKGSGAGYYNIFGWDVAEFLDSKKINADERIRLKTLSIGLIVPNRFYELAKANEPIHVFGPYSVYKAYGTHLDDMDLDVMYDKLLADDRVKKKKLMSARDMLTKIAMVQLESGYPYIMNKSNANNQHALKNIGQVKMSNLCTEIFQLQETSEIKDYGQEDMIRRDISCNLASLNIVNVMERKKVRESVHEGMVALTGVSDMTSISNAPGVAKANREMHSVGLGVMNLHGYLAKNKIAYESEEAKDFARTFFAMMNYYSLEKSMEIAVQTGEVFAGFEQSEYATGEYFSRYVDTDYRPRTDKVAGLFEGMYIPSPEDWAELQQSVMKNGLYHAYRLAIAPTASISYIQNATSSVMPVVEQIETRTYANSTTYYPMPYLSAENMFFYKSAYQMDQFKVIDLIAEIAPHIDQGISTVLHVNSNVTTRQLARYYLYAAHKGLKSLYYTRTKKLSVEECLTCSV
- the nrdI gene encoding class Ib ribonucleoside-diphosphate reductase assembly flavoprotein NrdI, whose protein sequence is MLIAYDSKTGNVKRFIQKLDLPAVQIDEGMTLEEPFVLITYTTGFGQIPPRVSAFLEHNHGRMLGVAASGNRNWGERFAKSADLISERYQVPVVAKFELSGTKRDAEDFKQEVSRVAAY
- a CDS encoding RNA polymerase sigma factor, translating into MASDNNHEPLTEAEIERIITQIQDGRQEPFRLLVQQYQRRIHVYCCHMLGQQQEAEDAVQEIFIKCYQHIGRYRKQASFTAWLYRISYNHCINLLKKRNAWYKVFSSYRQQQLHDECSADYNANALVADVLVQLSSEDRSLLLLRVVDERSYEEIGQIIGCKPATARKKYERIKKKAKGHPALANGGIR